Proteins encoded by one window of Haladaptatus sp. ZSTT2:
- a CDS encoding acyl-CoA dehydrogenase family protein, which yields MAFSLSDEHRAIRQAVREFGENEIVPVAREHDEQKKYPEAIRKKAAQFDFVAPNIPLEYGGAGMDKLSSVLVTEELWRADPGIGSAVGSAGFGTDMIIEFGSEWMKEEWLPKIAAGESASASAISEPAHGSNVAGIETRAEKDGDEYILNGNKMWITNGTVADVAVVMAKTDPDAGHRGITAFLVPTDVDGLTADKIDNKLGIRASDLAELRLSDVRISEENVIGEVNEGFYQLMEFFASGRTNVAAQAVGAGQGALDAALDYAGEREQFGKPISEFQAISHKLAEMATNVEAARSLVYRAATAVEEGDQDLASRFSSMAKLFASERSVEVADEAIQVHGGAGYVSDHPVERYYRDARITKIYEGTSEIQKTIIAKQLL from the coding sequence ATGGCGTTCAGCCTTTCAGACGAGCACCGAGCTATCCGGCAGGCAGTCCGGGAGTTCGGCGAGAACGAGATTGTTCCCGTCGCCCGCGAGCACGACGAGCAAAAGAAATACCCAGAAGCCATCCGAAAAAAGGCCGCACAGTTCGACTTTGTGGCACCCAACATCCCGCTCGAATACGGCGGGGCGGGAATGGACAAGCTCTCGTCGGTCCTCGTGACCGAAGAGTTGTGGCGCGCAGACCCCGGCATCGGCTCTGCGGTGGGCTCTGCCGGCTTCGGGACGGACATGATCATCGAGTTCGGGTCCGAGTGGATGAAAGAAGAGTGGCTCCCGAAAATCGCCGCCGGAGAGTCCGCCTCTGCGAGCGCCATCTCCGAGCCAGCCCACGGGTCGAACGTGGCAGGCATCGAGACGCGCGCAGAGAAGGACGGCGACGAGTACATCCTCAACGGAAACAAGATGTGGATTACGAACGGCACCGTCGCTGACGTGGCCGTCGTCATGGCCAAAACCGACCCCGACGCGGGACATCGTGGCATCACCGCCTTCCTCGTCCCCACAGACGTCGACGGCCTCACCGCCGATAAAATCGACAACAAACTCGGCATCCGCGCCTCCGACCTCGCAGAACTTCGCCTCTCAGACGTGCGCATCTCCGAGGAAAACGTCATCGGCGAGGTAAACGAAGGCTTCTACCAACTGATGGAGTTTTTCGCCTCAGGTCGAACGAACGTCGCCGCGCAAGCCGTCGGCGCGGGACAGGGCGCACTTGATGCCGCACTTGACTACGCCGGGGAGCGCGAGCAGTTCGGCAAGCCAATCTCTGAGTTCCAAGCTATCAGCCACAAACTCGCAGAGATGGCAACGAACGTAGAGGCTGCCCGCTCGCTCGTCTACAGAGCGGCGACCGCGGTCGAAGAAGGCGACCAAGACCTCGCCTCACGCTTTTCGAGTATGGCGAAGCTGTTCGCCTCAGAGCGCTCTGTCGAGGTCGCAGACGAGGCCATCCAGGTCCACGGCGGCGCAGGATACGTCTCAGACCACCCCGTCGAGCGCTACTACCGCGACGCGCGCATCACCAAAATCTACGAAGGGACGAGCGAGATACAGAAGACCATCATCGCGAAACAGCTGCTCTAA